A region from the Candidatus Poribacteria bacterium genome encodes:
- a CDS encoding KH domain-containing protein: MARPSYPAQASEPRLRELVEFIARSLVDQPDAVRVEETPGPRTTIVELCVAEEDIGKVIGKQGRTARAMRTVLAAAATRVNKRAVLEIVE; encoded by the coding sequence ATGGCTCGCCCGTCGTATCCAGCGCAGGCTTCCGAGCCGCGTCTGCGGGAACTCGTCGAGTTCATCGCGCGCTCCCTCGTCGACCAGCCGGATGCCGTGCGCGTCGAGGAGACTCCCGGACCTCGCACGACCATCGTCGAGTTGTGCGTCGCCGAGGAGGACATCGGCAAGGTCATCGGGAAGCAGGGCAGGACCGCTCGGGCGATGCGCACGGTTCTCGCCGCTGCTGCGACGCGCGTCAACAAGCGCGCCGTGCTGGAGATCGTCGAGTAA